A region of Spiribacter roseus DNA encodes the following proteins:
- the phbB gene encoding acetoacetyl-CoA reductase, translating into MTRTALVTGGTRGIGAAIARALRDSGHQVIATYQGNDEAAAAFTRDTDIPARKWDVSDFAACQQGVADVVETYGSVDVLVNNAGITRDATLHKMEEADWNAVITTNLNSAFNMTRAVINGMREAGFGRIISIASINGQKGQMGQANYAAAKAGLIGFTKSVAQENARRGVTANVVSPGYISTEMVAAVPENVLEKIVGQIPVNRLGEAEEVGQAVAYLASDGAGFVTGSTLSINGGQWMA; encoded by the coding sequence ATGACGAGAACGGCACTGGTAACCGGAGGGACCCGGGGCATTGGGGCCGCCATTGCGCGGGCGCTGCGAGACTCGGGCCATCAGGTCATCGCGACCTATCAGGGCAATGACGAGGCCGCGGCGGCGTTCACACGCGATACCGACATCCCGGCGCGCAAGTGGGACGTCTCCGACTTCGCCGCCTGTCAGCAGGGCGTGGCCGACGTGGTTGAGACCTATGGTTCCGTCGATGTGCTCGTCAACAATGCCGGCATCACGCGGGACGCCACCCTGCACAAAATGGAGGAGGCGGACTGGAACGCGGTCATCACCACCAACCTGAACTCGGCGTTCAACATGACCCGGGCGGTCATCAATGGGATGCGCGAAGCCGGCTTCGGGCGGATCATCTCGATTGCGTCGATCAACGGCCAGAAGGGCCAGATGGGGCAGGCCAACTATGCCGCGGCCAAGGCCGGACTGATCGGCTTCACCAAATCGGTGGCCCAGGAGAATGCCCGTCGGGGCGTGACGGCCAATGTCGTCTCGCCGGGCTATATCAGCACGGAGATGGTGGCGGCGGTGCCGGAGAACGTCCTTGAGAAGATCGTCGGCCAGATCCCGGTCAACCGCCTCGGCGAGGCCGAGGAAGTCGGCCAGGCGGTGGCCTACCTGGCGAGCGACGGGGCGGGGTTCGTCACCGGCTCGACGCTGAGCATCAACGGCGGCCAGTGGATGGCCTGA
- a CDS encoding HlyU family transcriptional regulator, with amino-acid sequence MIIRFMRSMMGRNGGDNPPRVVAETTYQGYTITATPREDPGGWRVSGQISVDRDGTTLTTTFVRADVHGSQEMAAEVTLEKARRLIDEQGPSLFNASH; translated from the coding sequence ATGATCATACGATTTATGCGCAGCATGATGGGTCGCAACGGCGGCGACAATCCCCCCAGGGTGGTCGCCGAGACCACCTATCAGGGCTACACGATCACCGCGACGCCGCGTGAGGATCCCGGCGGCTGGCGGGTCAGCGGACAGATTTCAGTGGATCGGGACGGCACCACGCTGACGACCACGTTCGTGCGCGCGGATGTCCATGGCAGCCAGGAGATGGCCGCCGAAGTGACGCTGGAGAAGGCACGGCGCCTGATCGACGAACAGGGGCCGAGCCTTTTCAACGCCTCACACTGA
- a CDS encoding class I SAM-dependent methyltransferase: MADRLTFLKGFLQRPREVGSVVPSSRFLEQRLLRVIDAAHARTLVELGPGTGGTTRAVLKALPADARLLAIDTNPAFVRELAGIRDPRLHVAEGSAADLATLIRQHGLTAPDIVFSGIPFSTLPEAVADGILESVWAALAPGGRFTAYQFRDAVCRQGRRVMGEPLVECEWVNLPPMHFYSWDKPERAGRRRASGSATAP; the protein is encoded by the coding sequence ATGGCGGATCGACTGACGTTTCTGAAGGGATTTCTCCAGCGACCCCGTGAAGTGGGATCGGTGGTGCCCAGCTCGCGCTTTCTCGAACAGCGCCTGCTTCGCGTGATTGACGCCGCCCATGCCCGGACGCTGGTGGAACTGGGGCCCGGTACCGGCGGGACCACCCGCGCCGTGCTGAAAGCCCTGCCGGCGGATGCCCGGCTGCTCGCCATCGACACCAACCCCGCGTTCGTCCGCGAACTGGCGGGGATCCGTGACCCGCGCCTGCATGTGGCTGAGGGCAGTGCCGCTGACCTGGCCACGCTGATCCGCCAGCACGGGCTGACGGCGCCGGATATCGTGTTCTCGGGCATTCCCTTCTCGACCCTGCCGGAGGCCGTGGCGGACGGCATACTCGAGTCGGTCTGGGCCGCCCTCGCACCGGGCGGGCGGTTCACCGCCTATCAGTTCCGCGATGCCGTGTGTCGGCAGGGTCGCCGGGTGATGGGCGAGCCGCTGGTGGAGTGCGAATGGGTGAATCTGCCGCCCATGCATTTCTATTCGTGGGACAAGCCAGAGCGCGCCGGCAGGCGTCGCGCCAGTGGCAGCGCCACCGCGCCGTAG
- a CDS encoding MFS transporter codes for MDTDASKTPSTPIVMLLLWLTGLYLRLTVLVAPPLAPRIADDLNLGQAATGALTTLPILMLAVAGLGASWLISRIGARRTLITALLLVVLSSSARGLGGVPTLFIATAVMGIAIAGIQPALPTLLTEWWPSRIAMGTAIYMNGMLIGEVIGSTLTLPVMLPLAGGDWRLTLLFWSLPALIPALSIRLLSRPSRAFENDTGHWLPDWRRPLVWKLGILLGASGSVFFGVNAYMGTVLEGRGEAELLPLALTLFNTTQIAASLIMFTVGRRWIGHPRPLQVLMLVSLLGLSGFLFLAGWPALTALIPTGLSVGLLLILLVALPPLYTRGNATAALAAGMFAVGAITNFFVPLLGGLVGDWLGAARYSVVPILIYGAVALPLARRLPARSGLSHE; via the coding sequence ATGGACACCGACGCGTCGAAAACACCATCAACGCCCATCGTCATGCTGTTGCTCTGGTTGACCGGCCTGTATCTGCGCCTGACCGTGCTCGTCGCCCCGCCCCTCGCGCCCCGCATCGCCGATGATCTGAATCTGGGACAGGCGGCCACCGGCGCGCTCACCACCCTGCCGATCCTGATGCTCGCGGTGGCGGGGCTTGGCGCCTCGTGGCTGATCAGCCGCATCGGGGCGCGCCGCACCCTCATCACCGCCCTGCTTCTGGTGGTCCTGAGCTCATCCGCGCGGGGGCTGGGTGGCGTGCCAACGCTTTTCATCGCCACCGCCGTGATGGGCATCGCCATTGCCGGCATCCAGCCGGCGCTGCCGACGCTGCTCACCGAATGGTGGCCATCGCGGATTGCCATGGGCACCGCCATTTACATGAACGGCATGCTGATCGGCGAGGTCATCGGCTCCACCCTGACGCTGCCGGTCATGCTCCCCCTGGCCGGCGGCGACTGGCGCCTGACGCTGCTGTTCTGGTCGCTGCCCGCGCTGATCCCGGCGCTCAGCATCCGGCTGCTGAGCCGTCCCTCGCGGGCCTTTGAAAACGACACCGGGCATTGGCTGCCGGACTGGCGCCGGCCGCTGGTCTGGAAGCTGGGGATCCTGCTGGGGGCGAGTGGATCGGTGTTCTTTGGCGTCAATGCCTACATGGGCACCGTGCTCGAGGGCCGCGGCGAGGCCGAACTGCTGCCCCTCGCGCTGACGCTGTTCAACACCACGCAGATCGCGGCCTCGCTGATCATGTTCACCGTGGGCCGGCGCTGGATCGGCCACCCGAGGCCACTGCAGGTACTGATGCTCGTCAGTCTGCTGGGACTCAGCGGCTTCCTGTTCCTGGCGGGCTGGCCGGCGCTGACCGCGCTCATCCCGACGGGTCTGTCGGTCGGCCTGCTGCTGATCCTGCTGGTCGCCCTGCCGCCGCTCTATACCCGCGGCAATGCCACAGCCGCGCTGGCCGCCGGCATGTTCGCCGTCGGCGCCATCACCAACTTCTTTGTCCCGCTGCTGGGCGGTCTGGTCGGCGACTGGTTGGGGGCGGCGCGCTATTCGGTGGTGCCGATCCTGATCTACGGCGCGGTGGCGCTGCCACTGGCGCGACGCCTGCCGGCGCGCTCTGGCTTGTCCCACGAATAG
- a CDS encoding DUF2249 domain-containing protein — MDGGYPGGVIDLRLHRPQTRLMLVEQTLAALQPGEDILLVFRERPAHLPDYIRAQYPDRFEVTAVDTGPEVWSLRVHPLDTDA; from the coding sequence ATGGACGGGGGTTATCCCGGCGGCGTCATCGACCTGCGCCTGCATCGCCCGCAGACCCGGCTCATGCTGGTCGAGCAGACCCTCGCCGCGCTGCAGCCGGGCGAGGACATCCTGCTGGTGTTCCGCGAGCGCCCCGCGCATCTGCCCGACTATATCCGCGCCCAGTATCCGGATCGCTTCGAGGTGACCGCCGTCGACACGGGCCCGGAAGTCTGGAGCCTGCGCGTCCACCCCCTCGACACGGACGCCTGA
- a CDS encoding VIT1/CCC1 transporter family protein, with product MRELEHSHRPEDIRHRLESGRRTSYLRDAILGGIDGCVTTFAVVASVAGAGLPGLIAFSLGLSSLIADGFSMGVSNYQGVKSDRDAVEQARATENSHIREVPDGEREEIRQIFARKGFEGEVLEEIVETISADESLWVETMLREEHGLDLEGAEPLRAALWTFGAFVIVGAIPLLPFMLPLVGVDVAFAVSSVLTAITFFGIGFVKGVILGDGHWRAGIETLFMGGGAAVIAYLVGGIFEPMMTEMGLAISG from the coding sequence ATGCGAGAGCTCGAACACAGCCATCGGCCCGAGGACATCCGCCATCGCCTGGAGTCGGGCCGGCGCACCAGCTACCTGCGAGACGCCATTCTGGGGGGCATCGATGGCTGCGTCACCACCTTCGCCGTGGTGGCCAGCGTCGCCGGCGCCGGGCTGCCCGGCCTGATCGCGTTCAGCCTGGGGCTGTCGAGCCTGATCGCCGATGGCTTCAGCATGGGGGTGAGCAACTATCAGGGCGTGAAAAGCGATCGCGATGCCGTCGAGCAGGCCCGGGCCACGGAAAACAGCCACATCCGCGAGGTGCCGGATGGCGAGCGCGAGGAGATCCGCCAGATCTTCGCCCGCAAGGGCTTCGAGGGCGAGGTGCTCGAGGAGATCGTCGAGACCATTTCCGCCGACGAATCACTCTGGGTGGAGACCATGCTGCGCGAGGAGCACGGGCTCGACCTCGAGGGGGCGGAGCCGCTCCGCGCCGCGCTGTGGACGTTCGGCGCCTTCGTCATCGTGGGCGCCATTCCACTGCTGCCATTCATGCTGCCGCTGGTGGGCGTTGACGTCGCGTTCGCCGTGAGCAGCGTCCTGACGGCGATCACCTTTTTCGGCATCGGCTTTGTCAAAGGCGTTATTCTGGGCGACGGCCATTGGCGTGCCGGCATCGAAACGCTTTTCATGGGCGGTGGCGCGGCCGTGATCGCCTATCTCGTCGGCGGCATTTTCGAGCCGATGATGACTGAGATGGGATTGGCCATATCGGGTTAA
- a CDS encoding universal stress protein → MPRQPKILIVPVDGSEGASAAAEYALGLAQALDVPVRLLYAFPRDPVDMFGIPTEAPGPEELEYFSPEAFERLRDQSAEKAFAATREVLGETAVEIQEQIVSGHPAEAIVAHAAAEDQPQVVIGSRGLSGFKEFLLGSVSQRVLHQADCPVTVVR, encoded by the coding sequence ATGCCCCGTCAACCCAAGATCCTGATCGTTCCGGTGGATGGCTCGGAAGGCGCCAGTGCGGCGGCCGAGTACGCGCTTGGTCTGGCACAGGCACTGGATGTGCCGGTCCGCCTGCTGTACGCCTTTCCCCGTGATCCGGTCGACATGTTCGGCATTCCCACCGAGGCGCCCGGCCCGGAGGAGCTGGAATACTTCTCGCCCGAAGCCTTCGAGCGCCTGCGCGATCAGAGCGCCGAGAAGGCGTTCGCCGCCACCCGCGAGGTGCTGGGGGAGACGGCTGTCGAGATCCAGGAGCAGATCGTCTCGGGCCATCCCGCCGAGGCCATCGTCGCCCATGCCGCCGCTGAGGATCAGCCTCAGGTGGTCATCGGCAGCCGTGGCCTGAGTGGCTTCAAGGAGTTTCTCCTTGGCAGCGTCAGTCAGCGGGTGCTGCATCAGGCCGACTGCCCGGTCACCGTGGTGCGCTGA
- a CDS encoding CinA family protein, which produces MAVPTDNGLAERVRRLATGLGDAGQRLVTAESCTGGWIAKVCTDQPGSSAWFEEGLVTYSNAAKQARLAVPAETLARHGAVSAATAEAMARGAQAGIAGRVAVATTGVAGPGGGTADKPVGLVWFAWGLPEGQVVSEAVTFKGDRDAIRHQSVVHALDGLLMRFPTA; this is translated from the coding sequence GTGGCCGTCCCAACCGACAACGGTCTGGCGGAACGGGTCAGGCGTCTCGCCACCGGTCTTGGCGACGCCGGCCAGCGACTGGTGACGGCCGAGTCGTGCACAGGGGGCTGGATCGCCAAGGTGTGTACCGATCAGCCCGGCAGCTCAGCCTGGTTCGAGGAAGGACTCGTCACCTACAGCAATGCCGCCAAGCAGGCGCGGCTTGCGGTGCCGGCTGAGACCCTGGCCCGACACGGCGCGGTGAGTGCCGCCACGGCCGAGGCAATGGCCCGGGGCGCGCAGGCCGGTATCGCCGGGCGGGTCGCCGTCGCCACCACCGGCGTCGCGGGTCCGGGCGGTGGTACGGCCGACAAGCCGGTGGGGCTTGTCTGGTTTGCCTGGGGCCTGCCCGAGGGGCAGGTGGTCAGTGAGGCGGTGACCTTTAAAGGCGATCGTGATGCCATTCGCCATCAGAGTGTGGTGCATGCCCTCGATGGGCTGCTGATGCGTTTTCCCACCGCCTGA
- the recA gene encoding recombinase RecA yields MDEDRKKALGAALGQIEKQFGKGAVMRMGDARAVGNVPVISTGSLALDVALGIGGIPRGRVVEIYGPESSGKTTLTLQAIAEAQRAGGTAAFVDAEHALDPEYARKLGVDVDELLVSQPDTGEQALEIADMLVRSSAVDVVVVDSVAALTPKAEIEGEMGDSHVGLQARLMSQALRKLTANIKRSNTTVIFINQIRMKIGVMFGSPETTTGGNALKFYSSVRMDIRRIGAIKKGDEVIGNETRVKVVKNKMAPPFRQAEFEILYGEGISREGELIDLGAKNGIVDKSGAWYSYNGDRIGQGKDNVRNFLKEHPEITDSIEQALRQKLLDLPSDDTASTTTEEGGANA; encoded by the coding sequence ATGGACGAAGATCGCAAGAAAGCATTGGGCGCGGCCCTCGGCCAGATCGAAAAGCAGTTTGGCAAAGGGGCGGTCATGCGCATGGGTGATGCCCGCGCCGTGGGCAACGTCCCGGTCATCTCCACCGGCTCGCTGGCCCTGGACGTGGCGCTTGGCATTGGCGGCATCCCGCGCGGCCGGGTGGTGGAAATCTACGGCCCGGAGTCGTCCGGCAAGACCACACTGACCCTGCAGGCCATCGCCGAGGCGCAGCGCGCCGGCGGCACCGCGGCGTTTGTGGACGCCGAGCATGCCCTCGACCCGGAGTACGCCCGCAAGCTTGGCGTGGACGTGGATGAGCTGCTGGTCTCGCAGCCGGACACCGGCGAACAGGCGCTCGAGATCGCCGACATGCTGGTGCGCTCAAGTGCCGTGGATGTCGTCGTGGTCGACTCGGTGGCCGCCCTCACGCCCAAGGCCGAGATCGAAGGCGAGATGGGTGACTCGCATGTCGGCCTGCAGGCGCGGCTCATGTCCCAGGCACTGCGCAAGCTCACCGCCAACATCAAGCGCTCCAACACCACGGTGATCTTCATCAACCAGATCCGCATGAAGATCGGCGTGATGTTCGGTAGCCCGGAGACCACCACCGGCGGCAATGCGCTCAAGTTCTACTCATCGGTGCGCATGGATATCCGCCGCATCGGGGCGATCAAAAAGGGCGACGAGGTGATCGGCAACGAGACCCGCGTCAAGGTGGTGAAGAACAAGATGGCGCCGCCGTTCCGGCAGGCCGAGTTCGAGATCCTCTACGGCGAGGGCATCTCCCGCGAGGGCGAGCTGATCGATCTGGGCGCCAAGAACGGTATCGTCGACAAGTCCGGCGCATGGTACAGCTACAACGGCGATCGTATCGGTCAGGGCAAGGACAACGTCCGCAACTTCCTCAAGGAGCATCCGGAGATCACCGATTCCATCGAACAGGCGCTGCGCCAGAAGCTCCTCGATCTCCCCTCGGATGATACGGCGTCGACGACCACCGAAGAGGGCGGGGCGAACGCCTGA
- a CDS encoding regulatory protein RecX, whose amino-acid sequence MSDGAGDPAESIRECCIRLLARREHSRAELQRKLEARDFPRADIPPVLDALAAENLLSDQRFAEMFARTRSENGQGPLKIRADLQARGVTGADIDRSLELVDDTWFEHCRAAWQRRFGRAPADRREWARQARFLAGRGFGGELVRRVLDAAAGDDDNTDT is encoded by the coding sequence ATGAGCGACGGCGCCGGCGACCCCGCCGAATCGATCCGCGAGTGCTGCATCCGGCTTCTGGCCCGCCGCGAGCACTCGCGGGCCGAACTACAACGAAAGCTCGAGGCGCGTGACTTCCCACGCGCCGATATCCCTCCCGTGCTGGACGCCCTTGCGGCGGAGAATCTCCTGAGCGATCAGCGCTTTGCCGAGATGTTCGCGAGAACGCGTTCGGAAAATGGCCAGGGCCCGCTCAAGATCCGAGCGGATCTGCAGGCGCGCGGCGTCACTGGCGCAGACATTGACCGCTCACTCGAACTTGTCGACGATACGTGGTTTGAACACTGTCGTGCCGCCTGGCAGCGGCGGTTCGGACGCGCGCCTGCGGATCGGCGCGAATGGGCCCGGCAGGCCCGGTTTCTGGCCGGCCGCGGGTTTGGGGGCGAACTCGTGCGTCGCGTTCTCGATGCGGCGGCGGGCGACGATGACAACACAGACACTTGA
- the alaS gene encoding alanine--tRNA ligase has translation MNKSSAAIRRAFHEFFAERGHEIVPSASLVPANDPTLLFTNAGMVPFKDVFLGREQRPYNRAVSAQRCVRAGGKHNDLENVGYTARHHTFFEMLGNFSFGDYFKRDAIRHAWAFLTETLELPAERLWVTVYADDDEAAGIWLDEIGVDPARFVRISSSDNFWSMGDTGPCGPCSEIFYDHGPEVPGGPPGSPDEDGDRYVEIWNLVFMQYDRGANGALSPLPKPSIDTGMGLERMAAVAQGVTNNYDIDLFRRLVDAAAGLVGTDDRASSSLRVIADHIRACSFLVVDGVLPSNEGRGYVLRRIIRRAVRHGYKLGVSDPFFWRLVEPLVGEMGEAYPELAEHQALVERVLRLEEERFRETLEQGLRLLETDLNDLEGDTVPGETVFKLYDTFGFPVDLTADVAREQGLHLDMEGFEAAMTAQRERARAASVFRAEYGGAADFGGTTEFSGHAVYEDAAEVIGLYRDGGAVDALAPGDTGMVILDRTPFYAEAGGQVGDSGHLVANGVEFAVDDTQRYAQARGHIGRMISGELRLGDAVDARIDGARRDRTTLNHTATHLLHAALREVLGEHIHQKGSLVAPDRLRFDFAHFEPITAEQRREIEALVNAWIRRDQDAEIFETGYDEAIALGATALFGEKYGDRVRVVRFGDVSTELCGGSHVAATGRIGLFRLIAEGGVSAGVRRIEAITGADAVARVQADAATLDAAAERLKVSPDNLLVRLDQDIDRQRSLERELGRLKQKLASQAGDELADAATDIEGVKVLAARVENAGESLRDTVDQLKNKLGRAVIVIAAEDGNGKVRLVAGVTSDLTGQVRAGDLVNHVATQVGGRGGGRPDFAQAGGSDAAALPAALDSVTDWVQSQLQS, from the coding sequence ATGAATAAAAGCAGTGCAGCCATCCGTCGGGCCTTCCACGAGTTCTTTGCCGAGCGCGGTCACGAAATCGTGCCCAGCGCCTCGCTGGTCCCCGCCAACGATCCCACCCTGCTGTTCACCAATGCGGGGATGGTGCCGTTCAAGGATGTGTTCCTTGGCCGCGAACAGCGCCCCTACAACCGCGCGGTCAGTGCCCAGCGCTGCGTGCGCGCCGGCGGCAAGCACAACGATCTCGAGAATGTCGGCTATACCGCCCGGCATCACACCTTTTTCGAGATGCTGGGCAATTTCAGTTTCGGCGACTATTTCAAGCGCGATGCCATCCGCCATGCCTGGGCGTTTCTCACCGAAACCCTCGAGCTGCCCGCCGAGCGGCTGTGGGTGACCGTCTATGCCGATGACGATGAGGCGGCCGGTATCTGGCTCGATGAAATCGGCGTGGACCCGGCGCGTTTCGTGCGGATCAGCTCGTCCGACAACTTCTGGTCCATGGGGGATACCGGTCCCTGCGGACCCTGCTCCGAGATCTTCTACGACCACGGCCCCGAGGTGCCCGGGGGCCCGCCGGGCAGTCCGGACGAAGACGGCGATCGCTATGTCGAGATCTGGAACCTGGTGTTCATGCAGTACGACCGCGGCGCCAACGGGGCGCTGTCGCCGCTGCCTAAACCCTCCATCGACACCGGCATGGGTCTCGAGCGCATGGCGGCCGTCGCCCAGGGGGTGACCAACAACTACGACATCGATCTGTTCCGCCGGCTGGTGGACGCCGCGGCCGGGCTTGTCGGCACTGATGACCGCGCGTCGAGTTCGCTGCGCGTCATCGCTGATCATATCCGCGCCTGCTCGTTCCTGGTGGTCGATGGCGTGCTTCCCAGCAATGAAGGCCGCGGCTATGTGCTGCGGCGGATCATCCGACGGGCGGTGCGGCATGGTTACAAGCTGGGGGTCAGCGATCCGTTTTTCTGGCGGCTTGTGGAGCCACTGGTCGGTGAAATGGGCGAGGCCTATCCCGAACTGGCCGAGCATCAGGCGCTGGTGGAGCGCGTCCTGCGACTCGAGGAAGAGCGTTTCCGCGAGACCCTTGAGCAGGGGCTGCGGCTGCTTGAGACCGATCTGAACGATCTCGAGGGCGACACCGTGCCCGGCGAGACCGTGTTCAAGCTCTATGACACCTTCGGCTTTCCGGTGGACCTGACCGCGGATGTCGCCCGCGAGCAGGGGCTTCACCTGGACATGGAAGGGTTTGAGGCGGCGATGACGGCCCAGCGCGAACGCGCCCGGGCGGCCAGCGTGTTCCGTGCCGAATACGGCGGCGCGGCCGATTTTGGCGGCACCACCGAGTTCAGTGGCCACGCGGTCTATGAGGACGCGGCCGAGGTGATCGGGCTGTACCGCGACGGTGGGGCGGTGGACGCCCTGGCCCCGGGGGACACCGGCATGGTCATCCTCGATCGCACGCCTTTTTACGCCGAGGCCGGCGGCCAGGTGGGGGATAGCGGTCATCTTGTTGCCAATGGTGTCGAGTTTGCGGTCGACGACACCCAACGCTACGCCCAGGCGCGCGGGCACATCGGCCGCATGATCAGCGGTGAGCTGCGGCTTGGGGATGCCGTGGACGCCCGAATCGACGGCGCGCGCCGCGATCGCACCACCCTCAATCACACCGCGACCCACCTTCTGCATGCGGCACTGCGTGAGGTCCTCGGCGAGCATATCCACCAGAAAGGATCGCTGGTGGCGCCGGATCGGCTGCGATTCGACTTTGCGCACTTTGAGCCGATCACCGCCGAGCAGCGCCGCGAGATCGAGGCCCTTGTGAATGCCTGGATCCGGCGCGACCAGGATGCCGAGATTTTCGAGACGGGGTATGACGAGGCCATCGCCCTGGGCGCGACGGCGCTGTTTGGTGAAAAGTACGGGGATCGGGTGCGGGTGGTGCGCTTTGGTGACGTCTCCACCGAACTCTGCGGGGGCTCCCACGTTGCGGCGACCGGGCGCATCGGGTTGTTCCGTCTGATCGCCGAGGGCGGTGTGTCGGCCGGGGTGCGGCGCATCGAGGCAATCACTGGCGCCGACGCGGTGGCCCGGGTCCAGGCCGACGCTGCGACCCTCGACGCCGCCGCTGAGCGCCTGAAGGTCTCGCCGGATAACCTGCTGGTCCGACTGGATCAGGACATTGATCGGCAGCGCTCGTTGGAGCGCGAGCTCGGCCGGCTCAAACAGAAGCTCGCCAGCCAGGCCGGCGACGAGCTGGCGGATGCCGCCACCGACATCGAGGGTGTCAAGGTCCTGGCCGCCCGGGTGGAGAACGCGGGCGAGTCACTGCGGGACACCGTCGATCAGCTCAAGAACAAGCTCGGGCGGGCCGTGATCGTGATCGCCGCCGAGGATGGTAACGGCAAGGTCCGCCTCGTGGCCGGGGTCACCAGTGATCTGACCGGGCAGGTGCGTGCCGGGGATCTCGTCAACCACGTCGCCACCCAGGTGGGGGGCCGCGGTGGCGGGCGGCCCGATTTTGCCCAGGCGGGCGGGAGTGATGCGGCGGCTCTGCCGGCTGCGCTCGATTCCGTCACCGACTGGGTGCAGTCACAGCTTCAGTCATAA
- a CDS encoding aspartate kinase, whose amino-acid sequence MSLVVQKFGGSSVANIERIENVARKAIASRDAGHDVVVVVSAMKGETDRLNELAYGAAQNTTPRPRELDLLLSTGETVTIALLTMVLERMNAPARCLTGAQVRILTDSAFSKARIQDIDAESIREDLGAGRIVVVAGFQGVDENGSITTLGRGGSDTTAVALAAALEADECQIYTDVDGVYTTDPRVVPTARRLEQVTFEEMLELASLGSKVLQIRAVEFAGKYQVPLRVLSSFEDGPGTLITMEGQNMQQGSMEEPLIAGIAFNRDEAKLTMIGVPDTPGIATQILGPVADANIEVDMIVQNISNDGLTDFTFTVNKSEYDRALEILRRQAEVLGAREVFGDSSIVKLSLVGVGMRSHAGVASLMFKALAAEGINIQMISTSEIKISVVTDEKYLELGTRALHKAFELDDRSGKTVRVEGQSD is encoded by the coding sequence ATGTCGCTAGTTGTCCAGAAATTCGGGGGCTCGTCGGTCGCCAATATTGAGCGCATCGAAAACGTCGCCCGCAAGGCCATCGCCTCGCGCGATGCCGGTCATGACGTGGTCGTGGTGGTCTCCGCCATGAAAGGCGAGACCGATCGGCTCAACGAACTGGCCTACGGGGCCGCGCAGAACACCACGCCGCGCCCGCGTGAACTTGACCTGCTGCTGTCCACCGGCGAGACCGTCACCATTGCACTGCTGACCATGGTGCTCGAGCGCATGAACGCCCCGGCGCGCTGTCTCACCGGCGCGCAGGTCCGGATCCTGACCGACAGCGCCTTCAGCAAGGCACGGATCCAGGACATTGATGCCGAATCGATCCGTGAGGACCTGGGCGCCGGGCGGATCGTCGTGGTGGCGGGGTTCCAGGGCGTCGACGAGAACGGCTCGATCACGACCCTCGGCCGGGGCGGCTCGGATACCACCGCCGTCGCGCTGGCCGCCGCCCTGGAGGCCGACGAGTGCCAGATCTATACGGATGTGGACGGCGTCTACACCACCGATCCGCGGGTGGTTCCCACCGCGCGGCGCCTTGAACAGGTCACCTTCGAGGAGATGCTCGAACTGGCGAGTCTGGGCTCCAAGGTGCTCCAGATTCGGGCGGTGGAGTTTGCCGGCAAGTACCAGGTGCCACTGCGGGTGCTGTCGTCCTTTGAGGATGGCCCCGGGACATTGATCACGATGGAGGGACAGAATATGCAGCAGGGCAGTATGGAAGAGCCCCTGATCGCCGGCATCGCCTTCAACCGCGATGAAGCCAAACTGACGATGATCGGTGTGCCGGACACGCCGGGGATCGCGACTCAGATTCTCGGGCCGGTGGCGGATGCCAACATTGAAGTGGACATGATCGTGCAGAACATCAGCAATGATGGCCTGACTGACTTCACGTTCACCGTCAACAAGTCGGAATATGACCGTGCGTTGGAGATTCTCCGCCGACAGGCCGAGGTGCTGGGTGCACGCGAGGTGTTCGGTGACAGCAGCATCGTCAAGCTCTCGCTGGTGGGCGTCGGCATGCGCTCGCATGCCGGTGTGGCCAGTCTGATGTTCAAGGCGCTGGCGGCCGAAGGCATCAATATCCAGATGATCTCGACCTCCGAGATCAAGATCTCGGTGGTCACCGACGAAAAATACCTCGAGCTCGGCACCCGGGCGCTTCACAAGGCCTTTGAGTTGGATGACCGCAGCGGCAAGACCGTGCGGGTTGAAGGCCAGTCCGACTGA
- the csrA gene encoding carbon storage regulator CsrA — protein MLILTRRVGETLMIGDDVAVTVLGVKGNQVRIGVKAPKDVTVHREEIYERIREEDEGNAGGEAGSDDR, from the coding sequence ATGCTTATTCTGACCCGCAGGGTGGGCGAGACCCTGATGATTGGCGACGACGTCGCCGTGACGGTGCTGGGCGTGAAGGGCAATCAAGTCCGCATCGGCGTGAAGGCCCCGAAAGATGTCACGGTCCATCGTGAGGAGATCTACGAGCGCATCCGCGAAGAAGACGAGGGCAATGCCGGCGGCGAAGCGGGCTCCGACGATCGCTGA